From one Idiomarina sp. X4 genomic stretch:
- a CDS encoding bifunctional diguanylate cyclase/phosphodiesterase, with protein MIRRFRTRLIVILLLLVSGSIAISLTAMNFSVEQQAERSIAQELNVSERVFRELLNSRSELLLQAAAVLTDDFGFKRAVATGDKETIVSVLVNHGERINTELMVLQTPAGEEIAATHSIGNEVTKDSRGQQLAIVDGELFQLITVPVKAPQLIAWATLGFQIDSNLATELQNLANADITLWQESSKKVIASSLEPELQTNLQNALTRKSSLANWLDEKALVGKETLLEASQSDQVHVLLSSSLEEAMADVHRVQWQMLLIGVVAVLIAGAAALLMARSVSRPLSRLTKAAKQLQKGDYGNLNLEKRADEFGELAITFESMKGAVSERERRISFQATHDQLTGLPNRAQFAADLERLLNKGCAGTLLLINIRKFRTLNDTLGQEVGDFVLKQIAQRLTDFGEQSLSARIGGDEFALVVEDKLSANHDLIKSLRSYIEKPVKVGESDYPILFNTGAVEFPRQGKAFDTLLRRAQVSAQEAKRRQDFVFLYSEGLDEQYLRKLNILEHLKYAADEKELTLLLQPKIETQTGKTIGAEALLRWHNEKLGFVGPDEFIPLAEQSGLIKKLTEWVFKQSVSYLNRINVAGHFSLSINLSAIDLLSDEILSVIGELEREMPELNKHLILEVTESAIVSDPDAAIERLNWLREKGYQVSIDDYGTGYSSLEQMRRLPVTELKIDRAFVQPLVSSATDQSIVRSTIQLAHELGLRVVAEGVEDVESWNWLKNQSCDVLQGFYFSKPIPFDDFNDRLQGESRD; from the coding sequence ATGATTCGGCGCTTTCGCACCAGACTGATAGTTATTCTCCTACTGCTCGTGTCAGGCTCTATAGCAATATCACTGACCGCAATGAACTTCAGTGTAGAGCAACAGGCCGAGCGCTCTATTGCTCAAGAGCTGAATGTGAGTGAACGAGTTTTCCGTGAGCTTTTGAATAGCCGCAGTGAACTGTTGCTGCAGGCAGCAGCAGTATTAACCGATGATTTTGGCTTTAAGCGGGCGGTGGCTACTGGCGATAAAGAAACTATCGTTTCAGTATTGGTGAATCACGGGGAGCGAATTAACACTGAGTTAATGGTGCTTCAAACGCCAGCAGGTGAAGAGATAGCCGCAACTCACTCTATCGGTAATGAAGTAACTAAAGATTCACGTGGTCAGCAATTAGCTATTGTTGATGGTGAGTTGTTTCAGTTGATAACGGTGCCAGTAAAGGCTCCACAACTGATCGCTTGGGCAACTTTGGGTTTTCAAATTGACTCTAATTTAGCAACTGAATTACAAAATTTAGCGAATGCTGATATCACCCTCTGGCAGGAGTCCTCAAAAAAAGTAATAGCGTCCAGTCTTGAGCCAGAGCTTCAGACTAATTTGCAAAACGCACTTACGCGTAAAAGCTCGCTGGCTAACTGGCTTGACGAAAAAGCATTAGTGGGCAAAGAAACATTGCTTGAAGCCTCTCAAAGCGATCAGGTACATGTGCTGTTGTCCTCGTCACTCGAAGAGGCAATGGCCGATGTTCACCGGGTTCAGTGGCAAATGTTGTTGATTGGCGTGGTGGCTGTACTGATTGCAGGCGCTGCTGCGTTACTAATGGCTCGCAGTGTTTCAAGACCGCTATCGAGACTAACGAAAGCCGCTAAACAATTGCAAAAGGGTGACTATGGCAACCTGAATTTGGAAAAACGAGCCGATGAATTTGGGGAATTAGCTATAACCTTTGAGTCAATGAAAGGGGCGGTGTCTGAGCGTGAGCGACGCATATCTTTTCAAGCGACGCATGACCAACTGACCGGATTACCGAACAGGGCTCAGTTTGCGGCGGACTTAGAGCGACTATTGAATAAAGGTTGTGCAGGAACGTTATTGCTCATCAATATCCGCAAATTCAGAACACTCAATGACACACTCGGACAGGAGGTGGGTGATTTTGTGCTAAAACAAATTGCGCAGCGACTGACGGACTTTGGCGAACAAAGTCTCTCTGCCCGTATTGGGGGGGATGAATTTGCCTTGGTCGTTGAGGACAAGCTATCCGCTAACCACGACCTTATTAAAAGCCTTCGCTCATATATAGAGAAGCCGGTAAAAGTCGGAGAAAGTGATTATCCGATACTGTTTAATACGGGAGCCGTTGAATTCCCCCGACAAGGTAAAGCCTTTGATACCTTGTTGCGCCGGGCACAGGTGAGTGCACAAGAAGCCAAGCGCCGGCAAGATTTCGTGTTCTTATACAGCGAGGGGCTTGATGAACAGTACTTGCGTAAGCTCAATATTCTGGAGCATTTGAAGTACGCCGCTGATGAGAAGGAGCTGACCTTGCTTCTTCAGCCAAAAATAGAGACACAAACCGGAAAAACGATAGGTGCAGAAGCTTTATTAAGGTGGCACAACGAAAAGCTTGGCTTTGTGGGGCCTGATGAATTTATTCCATTGGCTGAACAGTCAGGTTTGATAAAAAAGCTGACAGAATGGGTGTTTAAACAGTCAGTATCTTACTTAAATCGTATCAATGTTGCAGGTCATTTTAGTTTGAGTATTAACCTCTCTGCTATTGATTTGTTAAGTGATGAAATTCTCTCTGTTATTGGTGAGCTGGAGAGGGAAATGCCGGAACTCAATAAACATTTGATTCTTGAAGTGACGGAAAGTGCGATTGTGAGTGATCCGGATGCTGCAATTGAACGATTAAACTGGTTAAGAGAAAAAGGTTATCAGGTATCTATTGATGATTACGGTACCGGTTATTCCTCGCTGGAGCAAATGAGACGCTTGCCGGTCACTGAATTAAAAATAGACAGAGCTTTTGTCCAGCCTTTGGTAAGCAGTGCAACGGATCAATCCATCGTTCGTTCAACGATTCAGCTGGCTCACGAACTGGGCTTGAGGGTTGTAGCTGAAGGTGTGGAAGACGTTGAAAGCTGGAACTGGCTAAAAAATCAGAGTTGCGATGTGTTACAGGGGTTCTATTTTAGCAAGCCGATTCCGTTTGATGATTTTAATGACAGGTTACAGGGAGAGTCTCGTGACTAA
- a CDS encoding methylamine utilization protein, with amino-acid sequence MRALKRLLVTLVCLLPVMVVNADELTLTIVDAMGNPLPNAVVIVDNAHVTDKAKLKVEKKIIDQVDRQFTPFMTVIKAGSEVTFPNSDNIRHHVYSFSKPKPFELKLYANEEKPTLSFNKPGVVTLGCNIHDQMIAHIIITEDETAWITGEDGKTALKINTTVESSASARVWHPLMGADLMTAKDVILDNVKGKPLMLDVVKEQADKEPKSRLEQRFNRTGNL; translated from the coding sequence TTGAGAGCACTTAAACGTCTGTTGGTCACTTTAGTGTGTTTGCTGCCGGTTATGGTGGTTAACGCTGACGAATTGACTCTGACTATCGTTGATGCAATGGGAAACCCCTTACCAAATGCTGTGGTCATTGTTGATAACGCTCATGTTACTGATAAAGCAAAGCTTAAGGTCGAGAAAAAGATCATTGATCAGGTTGATCGCCAGTTCACACCATTCATGACGGTTATAAAAGCGGGAAGTGAAGTGACTTTTCCGAATAGTGATAATATTCGCCACCACGTTTATTCTTTTTCTAAGCCGAAGCCTTTTGAGCTCAAGTTGTACGCAAATGAAGAAAAGCCGACACTGAGTTTCAATAAGCCTGGCGTAGTCACACTGGGCTGTAATATTCATGATCAAATGATTGCTCACATTATTATTACCGAGGACGAAACCGCCTGGATAACTGGCGAAGACGGCAAAACGGCTTTAAAGATAAATACGACCGTTGAGTCTTCGGCAAGTGCTCGTGTGTGGCACCCGTTGATGGGGGCTGACTTAATGACGGCGAAAGACGTCATTTTAGATAACGTAAAGGGCAAACCGCTGATGTTAGATGTGGTGAAGGAACAAGCAGATAAGGAGCCTAAGTCTCGTTTAGAGCAGCGCTTTAACCGAACGGGGAATTTATGA
- a CDS encoding class II fumarate hydratase produces the protein MSQEYRTESDSMGEVQVPEDALYAAQTQRAVDNFAISGLTMPDDMIQAIARVKAAAAKANAQVGSLEEKQRDAIVQAAEQIINGEHKEHFPIDIFQTGSGTSSNMNVNEVIANLCKQNGVDVHPNDHVNQSQSSNDVIPTSIQVASVLAIEKRLQPAIKHLMEVIRSKAVELRDVVKTGRTHLMDAMPMTLAQELETWAGQLSHTAEQLPQLLQHSRILPQGGTAIGTGINAPEGFAETFAKELSGFTGTEFKASPNPFTGIAGQELNLQLHGQLNTLATTLLKISNDLRWMNSGPLAGLGEIQLTALQPGSSIMPGKVNPVIPEAVAMVAAQVNGNHTTITTAAQQGNFQLNVMLPVVAYNLLQSIELLTNSCHALADKAIKDFEVNEERLNEALAKNPILVTALNPVIGYSKAAEIAKKAYQNGRPIIDVADEMTDLSRERLEQLLDPKKLTEGGVSQ, from the coding sequence ATGAGTCAAGAATATCGCACCGAGAGCGACAGTATGGGTGAAGTCCAGGTTCCGGAAGATGCACTTTACGCGGCACAGACACAGCGGGCCGTAGACAACTTCGCGATAAGCGGGCTGACAATGCCTGATGATATGATTCAAGCGATTGCCCGCGTAAAAGCCGCCGCCGCCAAAGCGAATGCACAGGTAGGTAGTTTAGAGGAAAAGCAACGAGACGCTATTGTTCAAGCGGCCGAGCAAATTATTAACGGCGAGCATAAAGAGCACTTCCCTATTGATATTTTTCAGACCGGCTCTGGCACAAGCTCGAATATGAACGTCAATGAAGTTATCGCGAACTTGTGTAAACAAAACGGCGTTGACGTTCATCCAAATGACCACGTCAACCAAAGCCAGTCGAGTAACGACGTCATACCCACATCCATTCAAGTGGCCAGCGTGTTAGCCATTGAGAAACGCTTACAGCCTGCCATTAAGCATTTAATGGAGGTTATTCGTAGTAAAGCTGTCGAGCTTCGGGACGTAGTAAAAACCGGGCGCACCCATTTGATGGATGCGATGCCTATGACGCTAGCGCAGGAGTTAGAAACGTGGGCGGGTCAGCTCAGCCACACCGCTGAACAACTGCCACAGCTGCTCCAACACAGCCGTATTCTTCCTCAGGGTGGCACCGCAATAGGCACCGGCATTAATGCACCAGAGGGGTTCGCAGAAACCTTTGCAAAAGAACTCAGCGGTTTCACCGGCACTGAATTTAAGGCATCCCCAAACCCATTTACAGGCATTGCGGGACAAGAATTGAACCTGCAGTTGCACGGCCAATTGAACACCTTGGCAACGACGCTGTTAAAAATAAGCAATGACTTACGCTGGATGAACAGCGGTCCCTTAGCCGGCCTGGGTGAAATTCAGTTAACAGCACTTCAACCCGGCAGCAGCATCATGCCTGGGAAGGTGAATCCGGTAATACCAGAGGCAGTGGCGATGGTGGCCGCACAAGTTAACGGCAACCACACCACTATTACGACGGCAGCTCAGCAGGGAAACTTTCAGCTGAACGTTATGTTACCGGTTGTAGCCTATAATTTACTGCAGTCGATAGAGCTTCTGACAAACAGCTGTCATGCTTTAGCTGATAAAGCCATTAAGGACTTTGAGGTCAACGAAGAGCGCCTTAATGAAGCCTTGGCTAAAAACCCTATTTTAGTGACCGCACTCAACCCTGTTATTGGTTACAGTAAAGCGGCTGAGATAGCGAAGAAGGCTTACCAAAACGGTCGCCCTATTATCGATGTTGCAGACGAAATGACCGATTTAAGCCGTGAGCGCTTAGAGCAATTATTAGATCCAAAAAAATTAACCGAGGGCGGTGTAAGCCAATAA
- a CDS encoding SDR family oxidoreductase, which yields MSQPHVVITGANRGIGFEFAKQYAEKGYKVTAVCRNNSKQLTELDVDIIEGVDVTKASDLLRLKETLGNAKVNILVNNAGLLHKDVLGELDAGTIRAQFEVNALAPLRVTEALLDNLSKGSKIALITSRMGSIADNGSGSRYGYRMSKAALNAAGKSLSIDLKDKGIAVAVLHPGFVQTDMVNHAGDISAATAAERLRQRIEELSMESTGEFYHSNGDPLPW from the coding sequence ATGAGTCAACCCCATGTCGTTATAACAGGCGCAAACAGAGGCATCGGCTTTGAGTTTGCTAAACAATATGCCGAAAAAGGTTACAAAGTCACTGCCGTTTGCCGCAATAACTCTAAGCAGCTGACCGAACTGGATGTCGACATCATAGAAGGTGTTGATGTAACTAAAGCCTCAGACTTATTGCGTTTAAAAGAAACATTGGGCAATGCGAAAGTAAATATTTTGGTTAATAACGCTGGTCTACTGCACAAAGATGTTTTAGGTGAGCTGGACGCCGGCACCATTCGAGCACAATTTGAGGTCAATGCACTGGCTCCTTTGCGAGTAACCGAAGCATTACTCGATAATTTATCTAAAGGCAGCAAAATTGCGTTGATTACCAGCCGGATGGGTTCAATTGCCGACAACGGCTCTGGCAGCCGCTACGGTTATAGAATGTCAAAAGCCGCATTAAACGCGGCTGGCAAGTCCCTGTCTATAGATTTAAAAGACAAAGGCATTGCCGTTGCAGTACTGCATCCGGGATTTGTACAAACCGACATGGTTAACCATGCGGGTGATATTTCAGCTGCAACCGCTGCCGAGAGGCTCAGACAACGCATTGAGGAACTTTCAATGGAGTCGACGGGTGAGTTTTATCATAGCAACGGCGACCCTTTGCCATGGTGA